The Grimontia kaedaensis genome has a window encoding:
- a CDS encoding LysE family translocator produces the protein MMVSLEFLMTSLVVVLIPGTGVLYTVSMGLFLGSRATIWASLGCTVGIVPSMLASITGLAIILHTSALAFQVVKYVGVAYLLYLAWTMWRSSSALSLSEEKEPMSMTGIAVKGCLMNILNPKLTIFFMAFLPQFVPAQVASPTTNMLALGSIFMAMTFVVFLVYGALAASVRDYIINSERLTVALQRVFAGSFAALGLKLAFSERTH, from the coding sequence ATGATGGTTAGTTTAGAGTTCCTAATGACCTCTCTGGTCGTTGTGCTGATTCCCGGAACTGGTGTGCTTTATACCGTTTCGATGGGGTTGTTTCTCGGCTCTAGAGCAACGATTTGGGCCTCTTTAGGCTGCACAGTGGGTATTGTTCCTTCCATGCTTGCCAGCATTACAGGTCTCGCCATTATTCTGCATACCAGTGCGTTAGCGTTTCAGGTTGTGAAATACGTCGGGGTGGCTTATCTGCTTTACCTTGCCTGGACAATGTGGCGCTCAAGCAGTGCTTTGTCACTGAGTGAAGAAAAAGAGCCGATGAGTATGACAGGCATAGCCGTTAAAGGCTGCCTGATGAACATACTCAACCCTAAACTCACGATTTTCTTTATGGCTTTCCTACCTCAGTTTGTTCCTGCTCAAGTGGCTTCTCCCACTACTAACATGTTGGCGTTGGGAAGTATTTTTATGGCGATGACGTTTGTGGTCTTTCTGGTTTATGGTGCACTAGCGGCGTCAGTACGAGATTACATCATCAATTCAGAACGTTTAACGGTCGCGTTGCAAAGAGTATTCGCTGGCAGTTTTGCTGCCTTGGGTTTAAAGCTAGCGTTCTCTGAGCGAACCCATTGA